From the Acidilutibacter cellobiosedens genome, one window contains:
- a CDS encoding metallophosphoesterase family protein, translated as MKWLHLSDLHFNPDDDGTDSNYLRDKLKDFLYQNQVVVDYLILSGDFRDASCQDDTDENAQKVAQFILGITKLVGITNTCNILCVPGNHDLNRDYNNRQELLITEKSKYQTEKGRFVNLPELVDAFSFYKKVLNFIYGTDFVNTMFDNCYKISPHKAVVTKDCNILLINTELLAGQSVEDASGNKCINDAGTLMAGSSYVLNELLTVKPTEKITIAVGHRGLDLLEPTEKRKLVNIFNDYGVCLYLCGHSHTLWVDDTLGVPQVTVGCIKQENGVRAGFSLGEFCVESNNINISAYSWENNSWNKYQHFYKGNSDLHIDLNGVAEAYGGGFDNKIKIVLDGRVREFYCRVPTEGMKFWIEHSPMISVGSGSLTCVLKNNQYTHLINYNHTFILSNAVWKVIGIDSTISGVTKLTCNRELKGPSDDFKTGIANKDSISNYRIELLSPIENIGVDQKIELLPLLIKDYKHIKDAKLLLSVSNQNIIASDKMSIIGKSIGKTDILIWWEDDDEIFLRFSVNVCDEKQENVGYRLYREDLAFNSKSYFDYSVRIKNKVRIGVEKYINGEQVSVDKPLEFCLISKEDNCSMPIQQLENSVIEVDTSAMSYGKLYSLTIKGETQMQAEICGKGLF; from the coding sequence ATGAAATGGTTACATCTATCTGATTTGCATTTTAATCCTGATGATGATGGTACAGATAGTAATTATTTAAGAGATAAACTAAAGGATTTTTTATATCAAAACCAAGTTGTTGTAGACTATTTGATCCTTTCAGGTGACTTTAGGGATGCAAGTTGCCAAGATGATACTGACGAAAACGCCCAAAAAGTTGCACAGTTTATTTTGGGAATCACAAAATTAGTTGGAATAACTAATACATGTAATATTTTGTGCGTACCGGGAAATCATGATTTGAATCGAGACTATAATAATAGACAAGAACTACTTATTACTGAAAAAAGCAAATATCAAACCGAAAAAGGTAGATTCGTTAATTTGCCTGAATTAGTTGATGCTTTTTCATTTTACAAGAAAGTACTGAACTTTATCTACGGTACTGATTTTGTCAATACAATGTTTGATAATTGTTATAAGATCAGTCCTCATAAAGCTGTGGTGACAAAGGATTGTAATATTTTACTGATTAACACAGAACTTTTAGCGGGACAAAGTGTTGAAGATGCCAGTGGAAACAAATGCATAAATGATGCCGGAACGCTAATGGCAGGCAGTAGTTATGTTCTGAATGAGCTTTTAACCGTCAAGCCTACTGAAAAAATAACAATTGCTGTTGGTCATCGAGGGCTTGACTTGCTGGAACCTACTGAAAAAAGAAAGCTTGTAAATATTTTTAATGACTATGGAGTCTGCTTATATTTATGTGGACATAGTCATACGTTATGGGTAGATGACACCTTGGGTGTCCCGCAAGTCACTGTAGGATGTATAAAACAAGAAAATGGAGTAAGAGCAGGTTTTTCGTTGGGGGAGTTTTGTGTAGAGAGTAATAATATTAATATCTCTGCGTATTCTTGGGAAAACAATAGTTGGAACAAATATCAACATTTCTACAAAGGCAATTCAGATCTGCATATAGATTTAAATGGAGTTGCAGAAGCTTACGGTGGTGGTTTTGACAATAAAATTAAAATTGTTTTGGATGGCAGAGTAAGAGAGTTCTATTGCAGAGTTCCAACAGAGGGTATGAAATTTTGGATTGAACATTCTCCTATGATATCGGTGGGTTCAGGAAGCTTAACTTGCGTATTGAAAAACAATCAATACACACATCTTATTAACTACAATCATACATTTATATTGTCAAATGCTGTATGGAAAGTCATAGGAATAGACTCAACTATTTCCGGTGTCACAAAACTCACCTGTAATAGAGAATTAAAAGGTCCATCCGATGATTTTAAAACAGGAATTGCAAACAAGGACTCAATTTCAAACTACCGGATAGAATTACTGTCACCAATCGAAAATATAGGAGTAGATCAAAAAATAGAATTACTACCGCTACTAATTAAAGATTACAAACATATTAAGGATGCAAAGCTTCTCTTGTCTGTATCCAATCAAAATATAATAGCTTCAGATAAGATGTCTATAATAGGAAAAAGCATTGGAAAGACAGATATTTTGATTTGGTGGGAAGATGACGATGAGATATTTTTGCGATTCTCTGTAAATGTATGCGATGAAAAACAAGAAAACGTAGGCTATAGACTATATAGAGAGGATTTAGCATTTAACAGTAAATCATACTTTGATTATTCTGTCAGAATAAAAAACAAAGTTCGCATTGGAGTTGAAAAATATATAAACGGTGAACAGGTTTCCGTAGACAAGCCCCTTGAATTTTGCCTTATAAGTAAAGAAGATAATTGTTCCATGCCAATACAACAACTGGAAAATTCCGTAATTGAGGTCGATACATCAGCAATGAGTTACGGAAAACTATATTCTTTGACTATTAAGGGTGAAACACAAATGCAAGCAGAGATTTGTGGAAAAGGTCTTTTTTAA
- a CDS encoding DUF6518 family protein translates to MDSNKKVITIQIVCALFVGLLTGILTVFGQKYLPGSLNSLANSGAVWLIPAFFIASAGKGKYLSILLCIETLVVCVISYYWVESVVNSHSFSFGGYYFYIWLACAVVAGIIFGASAFLQKNSKYYWAASLLPSVFFAEGLNELLHLPDYMHMIPAAIGRIIIGLSLYFFIYKGDCFRRKTLISFCALSALGLAGYEILFLLTSGTTY, encoded by the coding sequence ATGGACTCAAATAAAAAGGTCATTACCATTCAAATTGTATGCGCCTTATTCGTTGGACTGCTCACAGGGATTCTGACGGTGTTTGGGCAAAAGTACCTGCCAGGTTCGTTGAATTCCTTGGCAAACTCGGGGGCGGTTTGGCTAATACCAGCGTTCTTTATAGCATCAGCTGGAAAAGGGAAATATTTATCGATTCTACTCTGTATAGAAACGCTTGTAGTTTGCGTAATTTCATACTATTGGGTAGAATCAGTTGTAAACAGCCATTCCTTTTCATTTGGAGGCTACTACTTTTATATCTGGCTTGCCTGTGCTGTCGTGGCAGGCATCATTTTCGGAGCAAGTGCTTTTTTGCAAAAAAACTCGAAATATTATTGGGCTGCAAGTCTACTGCCCTCTGTTTTTTTTGCTGAAGGCTTAAACGAATTACTCCACTTACCCGATTACATGCATATGATTCCTGCTGCTATCGGTAGGATTATCATTGGTCTTTCTCTATACTTCTTTATTTATAAGGGTGATTGTTTCCGACGCAAGACGCTGATTTCCTTTTGTGCGTTATCTGCTTTAGGATTGGCTGGGTATGAGATTCTTTTCCTGCTGACATCTGGCACAACATATTGA
- a CDS encoding nucleotidyltransferase domain-containing protein, with product MISNTISIEKIKEITIPILSNYPVSKAVLFGLYAKGKSSKNSDIDLIDKSHIEPDSVINKKIEKEGMVIY from the coding sequence ATGATTTCCAACACTATTTCAATTGAAAAGATAAAAGAGATAACAATACCCATATTAAGTAATTATCCGGTAAGTAAAGCGGTATTATTTGGTCTATATGCTAAAGGTAAATCTTCTAAGAACAGCGATATAGATTTAATTGATAAATCACACATAGAACCTGATTCTGTAATAAATAAAAAGATTGAAAAAGAAGGTATGGTAATATATTGA
- a CDS encoding HepT-like ribonuclease domain-containing protein: MNEHSDIPWFKMKSLRNHIIHDYEGVNLKLIWEIIDEDIKNIKRTVIETN, translated from the coding sequence ATAAATGAACATTCCGATATTCCATGGTTTAAAATGAAGAGTTTAAGAAATCATATTATTCACGACTATGAGGGCGTAAATTTGAAATTAATATGGGAAATTATAGATGAGGATATAAAAAATATTAAAAGAACAGTTATTGAAACTAATTGA
- a CDS encoding GNAT family N-acetyltransferase: MENGRLYLLVEEHDNIVAAFALCELNTGESCMKWENTHDKALYLDCFGVNVDYSRRGIGIMMLKHAIALTKQKDAKYLRLFVVDINVPAINLYLRNGFRQVDGIYEEKIDDNFTLREYGFEIKVSR; the protein is encoded by the coding sequence ATTGAAAATGGTCGTCTTTATTTATTGGTGGAGGAGCACGATAATATAGTTGCAGCGTTTGCATTATGTGAATTGAATACTGGAGAAAGCTGTATGAAATGGGAAAATACCCATGACAAAGCATTATACCTTGACTGCTTTGGAGTCAATGTTGATTATTCAAGACGAGGCATTGGCATTATGATGCTTAAGCATGCTATTGCACTCACTAAGCAGAAAGATGCTAAATATTTAAGGCTTTTCGTTGTGGATATAAATGTACCAGCTATAAACTTATATCTAAGAAATGGATTTAGGCAGGTAGATGGAATTTATGAAGAAAAAATTGATGATAACTTTACATTGCGTGAATATGGATTTGAAATAAAGGTATCAAGGTAA
- a CDS encoding MFS transporter, producing MESKKRFTPAVTVILLFGIISLLGDVVYESARSVNSQYLNLLGVSAAKVGLVFGIGEFLGYFLRLIAGVWSDKSGKYWMFMFVGYGMLLVVPFMGFTMNWNILVVLILMERIGKALRNPAKDTVLSCVAENQVGVGFAFGLQEALDQIGAFAGPLIFTAVFYFTGKNGIVQYQIGYKWLFIAVIFLMLFLTYAYRRVKRDELIPAVAKREFQTEKLKPIFWIYTAFTFFCTLGFVNFSVIGYHLKDKGLMSDGNITLLYSVAMIVDAVTALFIGKAYDRIKAKTGKKTGGLLVLAAIPFITLLLPFLTLSGSIPLIIAGMMIFGIIMGTHETVMRSAIADITPFHKRGTSYGVFNTAYGLALFGGSALMGWVYDLNQTGIIIAFTGVSEVIAVLFYFMMNRMVKTSQL from the coding sequence ATGGAATCCAAAAAAAGGTTCACGCCAGCCGTGACTGTCATTCTTTTGTTCGGAATCATTAGTTTGCTGGGGGATGTGGTCTATGAAAGCGCCCGCAGCGTGAACAGTCAATACCTGAATTTGCTGGGAGTCAGTGCGGCCAAGGTCGGGCTGGTCTTTGGAATCGGGGAATTTTTGGGATACTTTCTCAGATTGATTGCTGGCGTGTGGTCGGACAAGAGTGGAAAATATTGGATGTTTATGTTTGTTGGTTATGGTATGTTGCTGGTTGTACCGTTCATGGGCTTTACTATGAACTGGAATATCCTCGTTGTCCTGATTCTTATGGAGCGGATCGGAAAAGCTCTGCGCAATCCGGCAAAAGATACGGTGTTATCCTGCGTTGCGGAGAATCAGGTCGGGGTCGGGTTTGCTTTTGGCCTTCAGGAGGCACTGGATCAGATAGGTGCTTTTGCTGGCCCGCTGATTTTTACAGCGGTATTTTATTTTACGGGGAAAAACGGGATCGTCCAGTACCAGATAGGGTATAAATGGCTGTTTATTGCGGTTATTTTTCTCATGCTCTTTTTAACCTATGCTTACCGCCGAGTAAAAAGAGATGAGCTAATTCCTGCTGTGGCCAAAAGGGAGTTCCAAACGGAAAAACTAAAACCGATCTTCTGGATTTATACGGCGTTCACATTTTTTTGTACGTTGGGCTTTGTCAATTTCAGCGTCATTGGCTATCATCTGAAGGACAAGGGCCTTATGTCAGACGGAAATATCACACTGCTCTACTCGGTTGCTATGATTGTGGATGCCGTGACGGCTTTGTTCATTGGGAAGGCATATGACCGCATTAAAGCAAAAACCGGTAAGAAAACCGGAGGGTTGCTTGTTCTGGCAGCGATTCCTTTTATTACGCTGCTGCTGCCGTTTTTGACTTTGAGTGGTTCAATTCCCTTGATCATCGCTGGAATGATGATTTTCGGCATCATCATGGGGACACACGAAACTGTCATGCGCTCAGCTATAGCTGACATTACGCCGTTTCATAAACGGGGAACCAGTTACGGCGTTTTCAACACGGCTTACGGGTTGGCCCTGTTCGGCGGATCTGCACTTATGGGCTGGGTGTACGATCTGAACCAGACGGGAATAATTATAGCATTTACAGGAGTGTCAGAAGTGATCGCCGTTTTGTTCTATTTCATGATGAATCGTATGGTCAAGACGAGTCAGTTATAA
- a CDS encoding Chromate resistance protein ChrB, whose product MKHQEWLTINYMLPKEPSRVRVSIWRKLKKSGAVILSQSVWVLPMSKDNEVFMEDISNEILKNGGEAYLMKMAPHDEGTSERIIATFDRARDEEYREFLEQCDDLLHELEKESERRKFTFAELEENETELQKLVDWYQKITQRDFHGASLRSSVDGKLEECRARLDVFIAEVYRQNDESLNSEGKP is encoded by the coding sequence ATGAAGCATCAGGAGTGGCTGACGATCAATTACATGCTTCCCAAAGAACCGTCTCGTGTTCGGGTCAGCATATGGAGAAAACTCAAAAAAAGTGGCGCTGTTATTTTGAGCCAATCGGTCTGGGTTTTACCTATGAGTAAAGACAACGAGGTTTTTATGGAGGATATTTCAAATGAAATCCTGAAAAACGGGGGCGAAGCTTATCTGATGAAGATGGCTCCACATGATGAAGGCACCTCAGAACGCATCATAGCCACATTTGACCGAGCAAGGGATGAGGAATACAGAGAATTTCTTGAGCAATGTGACGACCTGCTCCATGAATTGGAAAAGGAATCTGAGCGGAGAAAATTTACCTTTGCGGAGCTTGAGGAAAATGAGACTGAGCTTCAAAAGCTGGTTGATTGGTATCAGAAAATTACTCAGCGTGATTTTCACGGAGCCTCCCTGCGTTCCTCCGTTGATGGAAAGCTGGAAGAGTGTAGGGCACGGCTGGATGTATTCATCGCAGAGGTATATCGGCAAAATGATGAATCTCTGAATAGTGAGGGAAAGCCATGA
- a CDS encoding YkvA family protein, producing MKERANKLKTDIPAVYIALKKKETPTIAKVCAAITVAYALSPIDLIPDFIPVLGYVDDVVILPALVTLTIKLIPRDIFEQCRNESKGLWQDGKLKKWYYALPLIAFWCFILYLIVKVIWF from the coding sequence ATGAAAGAAAGAGCCAACAAATTAAAAACGGATATTCCCGCCGTATATATCGCGTTGAAGAAGAAAGAGACTCCGACGATTGCAAAGGTGTGTGCAGCAATTACTGTCGCCTACGCCTTATCTCCAATTGACCTTATCCCAGATTTTATTCCGGTGCTTGGATATGTGGATGATGTTGTCATCCTGCCCGCTCTGGTGACGTTAACGATCAAGCTGATTCCACGTGACATTTTTGAGCAATGTCGGAATGAATCCAAAGGACTGTGGCAGGACGGAAAATTAAAAAAATGGTATTATGCACTGCCACTTATCGCTTTTTGGTGCTTTATCCTGTATTTGATTGTGAAAGTGATATGGTTTTAA
- a CDS encoding MarR family winged helix-turn-helix transcriptional regulator, with translation MSEIKVVINEQLQQLQMLMHRASFHDFIRGGWVHNPYRGQGRVLAILKMKPEISQKELTYLLNMSKQSLAELLAKLEKSGYITREPSEEDKRIMTIKLTEEGMKAAENVDDKTLETEKILDCLNDEELAAFSDYLGRIIKRYEEQFPDEDFEQRHKSMEEFMSQHGYGHGFGGFGGHSVHDEFHGNHDDDFFGRHKHHNDWRGR, from the coding sequence ATGAGCGAGATCAAAGTAGTAATCAATGAACAATTACAACAGCTTCAAATGTTGATGCATCGAGCGTCGTTTCACGATTTTATAAGAGGCGGTTGGGTACATAACCCATACCGGGGGCAAGGCCGGGTACTGGCGATTCTCAAAATGAAGCCGGAAATCAGCCAAAAAGAACTGACCTATTTACTGAATATGAGCAAACAGTCCCTTGCGGAACTGCTCGCAAAGCTGGAAAAGAGCGGATATATTACGCGTGAACCTTCGGAAGAAGATAAGCGCATTATGACAATCAAACTGACCGAAGAAGGTATGAAAGCCGCTGAGAACGTTGATGACAAAACATTGGAAACAGAAAAAATTCTCGACTGCCTAAATGATGAGGAACTCGCCGCTTTCAGTGATTATCTCGGCCGCATTATCAAGCGGTACGAGGAGCAATTCCCCGACGAGGATTTTGAACAGCGCCACAAGTCAATGGAAGAGTTTATGTCGCAGCACGGATACGGTCATGGATTTGGCGGTTTCGGTGGTCACAGCGTACACGACGAATTTCACGGAAATCACGATGATGATTTCTTCGGCAGACACAAGCACCACAACGATTGGAGAGGGCGCTGA
- a CDS encoding metal-dependent transcriptional regulator yields the protein MNESAENYLKTLLILQKKLGEVRSIDVANELGISKPSVSVAMKKLRKEGFVNMDANHNLILTEDGVNYANSILERHAVIERYLIEILNVDEKIAHRDSCRMEHLVSEETFTKIKESYARITHNCLAGDYTLVPPTILISDIETSDNDMK from the coding sequence ATGAATGAATCAGCAGAAAACTACTTAAAAACTCTTTTAATTTTACAGAAAAAACTTGGTGAAGTTCGTTCGATTGATGTTGCAAATGAGCTTGGTATTTCGAAGCCGAGTGTCAGTGTCGCAATGAAGAAGCTCCGTAAAGAGGGTTTCGTCAATATGGATGCGAACCACAACCTCATTCTGACCGAGGATGGAGTAAATTACGCAAATTCCATTCTTGAACGCCATGCGGTAATTGAAAGATATCTGATAGAGATACTCAATGTCGATGAAAAGATCGCACATAGAGATTCATGCCGTATGGAGCATTTAGTGAGCGAAGAAACTTTCACTAAAATCAAGGAAAGTTACGCGAGGATAACTCATAATTGTCTTGCAGGTGATTACACCTTAGTGCCTCCAACTATACTCATTTCTGATATTGAAACTTCAGATAATGACATGAAGTAG
- a CDS encoding DUF3841 domain-containing protein, protein MGNTDNTVMLYSSQSEVVVNSLERDGICFSKQEYVIKKYEESAPIFVAVYGWFAIAAEKYLPKPKGAEYPYWAFRDLYSIEQSSDSRILRLCIPTDEAIFFDMYDWNKILRLQYIGETESDEKRFRQMLVGYGIRRESDIILTNFYPELKHQVQDSWQRLFRHHEKIKAGDTAGVESVQAGLWQLKQEWIV, encoded by the coding sequence ATGGGTAACACAGATAATACGGTAATGCTCTATTCCTCCCAATCAGAAGTTGTAGTTAACTCTCTTGAGCGAGATGGTATTTGTTTTTCTAAACAGGAATATGTTATAAAAAAATATGAAGAAAGTGCTCCGATTTTTGTAGCGGTATACGGTTGGTTTGCCATAGCAGCGGAAAAATATCTACCAAAGCCGAAGGGAGCTGAATATCCTTATTGGGCTTTTAGAGATTTATATAGTATCGAACAATCAAGCGACAGCAGAATTTTGCGGTTGTGTATTCCGACAGATGAAGCGATATTCTTCGATATGTACGACTGGAATAAGATTTTACGCCTCCAATATATCGGAGAAACTGAATCTGATGAGAAACGGTTTCGACAAATGCTTGTTGGTTATGGAATTCGGCGAGAAAGTGACATAATCCTCACGAATTTTTACCCAGAATTAAAGCATCAAGTGCAAGATAGTTGGCAAAGGCTGTTTCGCCATCATGAAAAGATAAAGGCAGGCGATACCGCTGGTGTAGAAAGTGTGCAGGCGGGATTATGGCAACTGAAACAAGAGTGGATTGTGTGA
- a CDS encoding DUF3841 domain-containing protein, giving the protein MDNIIVWTKQNENVAKELNETGRYIAKREYIFKDLDEHAYLVLEAYDWLVRNIPSASQKPDDTGYPIWVSLTKEATMLPSKGTIILELTLDPSLITMVNIDKWGTILNYSYIPADEQDAKHHRQLLEQYGVSDTKAYMSQFYPQIKRKIIDSWSRLFDDSIILGSNEKYGIIWEVRKKWVTQIIR; this is encoded by the coding sequence ATGGACAACATTATAGTCTGGACAAAACAGAATGAAAATGTCGCCAAAGAACTTAACGAAACTGGTAGATATATTGCTAAAAGGGAATATATTTTCAAAGATTTAGATGAACATGCATATTTGGTGTTGGAGGCGTATGATTGGCTGGTAAGAAATATCCCCAGCGCTTCCCAAAAGCCAGATGATACAGGATATCCTATATGGGTATCTCTCACAAAGGAGGCAACCATGCTACCAAGTAAGGGAACTATCATACTGGAACTTACATTAGACCCGTCCTTAATCACAATGGTGAATATCGACAAATGGGGTACAATCCTAAATTATTCCTATATTCCGGCAGACGAACAAGATGCCAAACATCACCGACAACTTCTGGAACAATATGGTGTAAGCGATACTAAAGCATATATGTCACAGTTTTATCCTCAAATAAAAAGAAAAATAATTGACAGTTGGAGCCGATTGTTTGACGATTCTATCATTCTCGGCAGCAACGAAAAATATGGTATTATATGGGAGGTTAGAAAAAAATGGGTAACACAGATAATACGGTAA
- a CDS encoding B3/B4 domain-containing protein: MNIKISKELSELCPGAALMVFSYEADVKESPKELIALLDKTINNLHTRYTMTDLPKLTHIKDTRAAYHNLGKSPTSYRNAAEAMLRRIVKGNDLYHINNVVDINNLISISTGYSVGSYDTDCLSGTVEWRRAPDGESYRGIGKDVLNIEHLPTLYDEKGAFGNPTSDSRRAMITPGIHRVSSVVYSFSGNHEFDLIASQYKKLLITHCGATEIDVIIIN, from the coding sequence ATGAATATAAAAATCTCAAAAGAATTATCTGAGTTATGTCCGGGAGCAGCTTTGATGGTATTTAGCTATGAAGCCGATGTTAAAGAAAGCCCTAAGGAGCTTATTGCTTTATTGGATAAAACAATAAACAATCTGCACACCCGTTATACAATGACGGATTTGCCTAAACTTACACATATCAAAGATACCCGTGCTGCCTATCATAATCTTGGTAAATCTCCCACATCATACCGCAATGCGGCGGAAGCAATGCTCCGACGTATTGTAAAAGGAAACGATTTATATCATATCAACAATGTGGTGGATATAAATAATTTAATTTCTATCTCAACAGGATATTCGGTAGGTTCTTACGATACAGATTGTTTATCCGGCACGGTGGAATGGAGACGTGCGCCAGACGGTGAGAGCTATCGAGGAATTGGCAAAGATGTTCTGAATATTGAGCATCTCCCCACACTATATGATGAAAAAGGAGCCTTTGGAAATCCGACCAGTGACAGCCGTAGGGCAATGATTACTCCTGGTATACATCGAGTTTCAAGCGTGGTTTATTCCTTTTCGGGCAACCATGAATTCGATTTAATTGCATCACAGTATAAAAAATTACTTATTACTCATTGCGGAGCAACAGAAATTGATGTTATAATTATAAATTAA
- a CDS encoding FeoA family protein has product MTLDKLQVGQSRRISAVGGQGALRRRLLDMGLTPGTLVTVCKMAPMGDPIELELRGYSLSLRLEDAANIELEEESEGHA; this is encoded by the coding sequence TTGACTTTAGATAAGCTACAGGTAGGGCAGAGTAGAAGAATTTCCGCAGTAGGTGGACAAGGTGCTTTGAGAAGAAGACTGCTTGATATGGGATTGACACCGGGTACTTTGGTAACTGTGTGTAAAATGGCACCTATGGGTGATCCCATTGAATTGGAATTAAGGGGCTATTCCCTTTCGCTTCGCCTGGAAGACGCAGCTAATATTGAACTTGAGGAGGAGAGTGAAGGACATGCATGA